A genomic segment from Thermoplasmataceae archaeon encodes:
- the tatA gene encoding twin-arginine translocase TatA/TatE family subunit, translating to MFDSPIDWLIIVVVILVLFGSTRKIPDLARNIGKATGEFKRGQMEIEKEIKSAMNGAPTPASPAPPGIDYSQMAKSLGIETKDKTEKQLRDEIADKLKSGQ from the coding sequence AATAGACTGGCTTATCATAGTCGTTGTTATTCTCGTTCTTTTTGGAAGCACGAGGAAGATTCCGGATCTTGCCAGGAATATAGGCAAGGCAACCGGGGAATTCAAGAGGGGGCAGATGGAGATAGAGAAGGAGATCAAGAGCGCCATGAATGGAGCCCCCACACCAGCCTCACCAGCGCCTCCAGGCATTGATTATTCCCAGATGGCAAAGAGCCTTGGCATAGAGACTAAGGACAAGACAGAGAAGCAACTTAGGGACGAGATCGCTGATAAACTCAAAAGTGGACAATGA
- the tatC gene encoding Sec-independent protein translocase TatC has protein sequence MSDETFISSSLKHIEELRIRLIRILIPFGILFVFFIALRIRLYHLFGVTFPFFTVDPYRNIGAQFLVLLERHVLPSTTQLIVVKPTDAVVADLYVCLFLSLIFTMPVLVYEISAFVGPALKSSEKALARITLIPATVLFITGSFIGIWLVAPTLFNIFYQFDLGLGTAPTTSVMNFVSFLLIYVAAFGLSFEIPVFMVGLTKLGLVKYETWRKNWRYAIIGSLVFGMIFSPGVTGFTMVVIALPMILLYFGGMYVARRIERKNYIDQSQSASEDL, from the coding sequence ATGAGCGATGAAACGTTCATTTCCAGCAGCTTAAAACATATCGAAGAGCTCAGGATCAGGCTCATCAGGATCCTGATCCCATTCGGTATATTATTCGTTTTTTTCATAGCTCTAAGAATTCGCCTTTATCACCTATTTGGCGTGACGTTCCCGTTTTTCACCGTTGATCCGTATCGAAATATAGGGGCACAGTTTCTTGTCTTACTTGAGCGCCATGTCCTTCCTAGTACAACACAATTAATCGTGGTCAAACCCACAGATGCCGTGGTCGCCGATCTCTACGTTTGCCTTTTCCTTTCCCTGATTTTCACGATGCCAGTGCTGGTATACGAGATATCAGCATTCGTTGGCCCTGCTTTGAAATCCAGCGAAAAGGCACTGGCAAGAATTACGCTTATACCGGCGACAGTACTGTTCATCACGGGATCGTTCATAGGAATCTGGCTAGTTGCTCCAACGCTGTTCAACATATTTTACCAATTTGATCTCGGCCTTGGCACAGCTCCCACGACCAGCGTCATGAATTTTGTGTCATTTCTACTGATCTACGTTGCTGCATTCGGCCTTTCGTTCGAGATCCCGGTTTTCATGGTTGGCCTGACAAAATTGGGCCTGGTAAAATACGAAACCTGGCGGAAGAACTGGAGGTATGCGATCATCGGCTCACTTGTATTTGGCATGATATTTTCCCCTGGAGTTACGGGTTTCACCATGGTAGTTATTGCCCTGCCTATGATTCTGCTCTATTTCGGCGGGATGTATGTTGCCAGGCGAATAGAGAGAAAAAATTACATTGATCAATCACAGAGTGCTTCTGAAGACCTCTAA
- a CDS encoding enoyl-CoA hydratase/isomerase family protein translates to MPTDVNGKGKIFLDRYERTLVITMSNTLDNIIDTESLQAIISSISSMTDDTDSIVLFGSGGRSFSVGYDGSCKRIQERGHMKNIYEMGFTISRMLASIDVPVFALVDGLTLGMGMEFALSCDMIISSRKSRFGMPDFRYGLPSLTGVISSVLETYGKRAYGMLMSGEIFDAATAFDIGVVSRIVEGKEFFRSSMEYVRSINLELMSFYKRENMRFSQSVNADRLLMDFYDLTRIRLKELEVFRSTL, encoded by the coding sequence ATGCCTACTGACGTCAACGGGAAGGGCAAAATCTTCTTGGACAGGTATGAAAGGACTCTGGTTATAACCATGTCCAACACGCTGGATAATATCATTGATACTGAATCTTTGCAAGCAATAATAAGTTCAATCTCTTCAATGACTGATGATACAGATTCTATCGTACTTTTTGGATCTGGAGGAAGATCATTTTCCGTTGGGTATGACGGCTCATGCAAAAGGATCCAGGAGAGGGGGCACATGAAAAACATCTACGAGATGGGTTTTACCATATCGCGCATGCTGGCTTCCATTGACGTCCCGGTCTTCGCTCTCGTTGATGGACTGACCCTCGGTATGGGTATGGAATTCGCCCTGTCCTGTGACATGATCATTTCCTCTAGGAAGTCCAGATTCGGCATGCCCGATTTCAGGTACGGCTTACCCTCGCTCACAGGTGTGATCTCATCTGTACTGGAAACTTATGGAAAGAGAGCTTACGGCATGTTAATGAGCGGTGAGATTTTTGATGCTGCCACAGCATTTGATATTGGAGTAGTATCAAGAATCGTCGAAGGGAAGGAATTTTTCAGATCGTCGATGGAATATGTTAGGTCAATAAACCTGGAACTGATGTCATTCTACAAACGCGAGAACATGAGATTTTCCCAGAGCGTTAATGCCGACAGGCTTCTCATGGACTTCTATGATCTGACCAGAATTAGGTTGAAGGAATTAGAGGTCTTCAGAAGCACTCTGTGA
- the nuoN gene encoding NADH-quinone oxidoreductase subunit NuoN yields MNSMQSASHVSMYYYPLLFLGVMAFIMLALGIKVSNKNVFAGITFGSVLVSMALILLNPYDGVQVGSLVFNTFTIFFVVILIISVLYVTFPMIRGIKTKPEIFYSTLIFVLIGMIIATLSYNLIIIFVAFEAVSIGTYVISAYGKEKRHLEASTKYFFTGTIGTAFTVFGLSFFYTATGTFTLTTEVVSSSPAMLVALLFLVIGFGFKLAIFPMHQWAIDAYDGTENGVSAFLSTGTKLLAFMILLKVLLVGFVSDFHDVYILFVILSIFSMTYANLAALSQNNLKRLLAYSSVAQAGYLILVIALVGSAGIGNVAYVAVTAGMFYSLVYIFMKGGSFLAMNLVKKQSVEVSDMSGLAKKSPATAISFAILLMGLAGIPFTGGFTAKYYLFLSLIEGNLWWLAVIAILNSAISVFYYFRVIMFMFWKDPVEDGNFNLNVYSKIPVIVSAVIMVALFFFFYLLPTFATYAPGLFATMGGSI; encoded by the coding sequence ATGAATTCAATGCAGTCCGCATCGCACGTTTCAATGTATTACTATCCACTTCTGTTTCTTGGTGTTATGGCATTTATAATGCTGGCGCTTGGTATAAAAGTTTCAAATAAGAATGTGTTCGCTGGCATTACCTTTGGATCGGTGCTAGTTTCAATGGCCCTTATCCTTCTTAATCCCTATGATGGCGTGCAGGTTGGTTCACTGGTCTTCAATACTTTCACAATTTTCTTCGTGGTCATATTGATAATTTCCGTGCTCTATGTAACCTTCCCCATGATCAGGGGAATCAAGACAAAGCCGGAAATATTCTATTCAACCCTTATTTTTGTACTGATCGGCATGATCATTGCAACTCTGAGCTACAACCTCATAATCATATTTGTCGCCTTTGAAGCCGTGAGTATCGGCACCTACGTTATTTCTGCATATGGTAAGGAGAAAAGGCATCTTGAAGCATCCACGAAATACTTCTTTACCGGAACCATAGGGACTGCATTTACGGTTTTCGGGCTATCATTTTTCTATACAGCTACAGGAACATTCACACTTACTACCGAGGTTGTGAGTTCCTCTCCAGCAATGCTGGTCGCGCTCCTTTTCCTGGTAATAGGATTCGGGTTCAAGCTTGCTATATTCCCCATGCATCAGTGGGCAATTGATGCCTATGACGGTACGGAGAACGGCGTTTCAGCTTTCTTATCAACCGGAACAAAACTACTCGCGTTCATGATTCTCCTAAAGGTGCTCCTGGTAGGGTTTGTTTCCGACTTCCACGATGTCTATATCCTCTTTGTGATCCTATCGATCTTTTCCATGACATATGCAAATCTTGCCGCCCTGTCTCAAAACAATCTGAAGAGGCTCCTCGCCTATTCGAGTGTTGCACAGGCAGGTTATCTTATTCTCGTTATAGCTCTAGTCGGCAGCGCTGGGATAGGGAACGTGGCATACGTTGCTGTCACGGCTGGAATGTTCTATTCTCTCGTGTATATATTCATGAAGGGAGGGTCATTCCTTGCAATGAATCTCGTAAAGAAGCAGAGTGTGGAAGTTTCCGATATGTCCGGACTTGCCAAAAAGTCCCCGGCCACAGCCATCAGCTTTGCGATCCTTCTAATGGGCCTCGCCGGTATTCCTTTCACTGGTGGGTTTACCGCGAAGTATTATCTGTTCCTTTCACTGATAGAGGGGAATCTTTGGTGGCTTGCTGTAATTGCCATACTGAACAGCGCAATTTCAGTGTTTTATTATTTCAGAGTGATAATGTTCATGTTCTGGAAAGACCCTGTTGAAGACGGTAATTTCAACCTAAATGTCTACTCAAAAATACCGGTGATTGTTTCCGCGGTCATAATGGTAGCCCTGTTCTTTTTCTTCTACCTGCTTCCTACGTTTGCTACTTATGCGCCTGGACTCTTCGCTACCATGGGGGGAAGTATATGA
- a CDS encoding NADH-quinone oxidoreductase subunit M: MYMLAIFLALIVLSFVAFFMGKYAGAFSKISSATIMVLTVAYAILIFPSRSASGLTPINSYAFAPGIGIYFSIGVNGLTISLLVLASIVSLVSILIADKKEYKATFYGLMLLTESGLFGILLSRDFLFFYIFWEVVLIPMYFIIGRYGGQRKDTVSLKFFVYTHIGSVFILLSILTLFSFYYGYSGSTVFTLQMATLLNPAFINNSAYLPVFWKGFMLFGFMLGFLVKLPSFPLHSWLPDSYTTSPYPATVMLAGGLSVMGGYGLFGILLPISTTIPVAVLWVLIALGIISLLYFAFTAMFQMNIKRMMAYASASAMGFVVIAFSAGILDSSLSIRNIELSGGIFQIVAHGIIMALVFSTLYFISERTGKENIYQMGGIHREMPWLSSFLLGGLLASLGLPGLAGFIGEFSIIAGVFQTVGWLIFLLILGMIITASYHIWTAQRALYGPYNETLGKISDASRKEIAILASVTIVIFVLGVYPNLIFGIISAYVGGII, translated from the coding sequence ATGTATATGCTTGCGATTTTCCTTGCACTCATCGTTCTTTCATTCGTTGCATTCTTTATGGGAAAGTATGCAGGGGCGTTTTCGAAGATATCCTCGGCCACAATCATGGTCCTTACTGTTGCCTATGCGATCCTTATATTTCCGAGCAGGAGCGCCAGTGGATTGACGCCAATAAACTCTTACGCCTTCGCACCCGGAATAGGAATTTATTTTTCCATTGGTGTCAACGGACTGACAATTTCACTTCTTGTGCTTGCATCAATAGTATCTCTTGTATCCATTCTCATTGCTGACAAGAAGGAGTATAAAGCAACATTCTACGGCTTGATGCTCCTAACTGAATCCGGTCTATTCGGAATACTGCTGTCAAGAGACTTCCTCTTCTTCTACATTTTCTGGGAGGTGGTCCTGATACCAATGTATTTCATCATAGGAAGATATGGCGGGCAGAGAAAAGATACGGTATCGCTGAAATTTTTCGTATACACTCACATCGGCTCCGTCTTCATCCTACTTTCAATCCTTACGCTGTTCAGTTTCTATTATGGATACTCAGGATCGACAGTATTCACTCTGCAAATGGCTACGCTCCTTAACCCAGCCTTCATAAATAATTCTGCGTACCTGCCTGTCTTTTGGAAAGGTTTTATGCTCTTCGGATTCATGCTTGGATTCCTCGTGAAACTCCCTTCCTTCCCATTACATTCATGGCTCCCTGATTCATACACAACTTCTCCTTATCCTGCAACAGTGATGCTCGCAGGCGGACTATCTGTGATGGGCGGTTATGGTCTCTTTGGAATCCTCCTTCCAATTTCGACTACAATCCCTGTTGCGGTGCTCTGGGTGCTGATCGCTCTTGGCATAATCAGTCTGCTCTACTTTGCCTTTACAGCCATGTTCCAAATGAACATTAAGAGGATGATGGCGTATGCCAGCGCCTCCGCCATGGGGTTTGTGGTTATTGCTTTCTCTGCCGGAATATTGGACAGTTCATTGTCAATTAGAAACATCGAACTTTCTGGCGGAATATTCCAGATTGTGGCTCACGGAATTATTATGGCTCTAGTTTTCTCGACTTTATACTTTATAAGTGAAAGGACAGGCAAGGAAAACATCTACCAGATGGGGGGAATACACAGAGAGATGCCGTGGCTTTCGTCTTTTCTACTTGGAGGACTTCTTGCATCACTTGGCCTTCCGGGACTTGCCGGATTTATAGGGGAATTCTCAATAATTGCCGGAGTTTTTCAAACTGTGGGATGGTTGATCTTCCTTCTCATACTGGGCATGATAATTACTGCTTCTTACCACATATGGACTGCCCAGCGCGCCCTCTATGGCCCATATAACGAAACTCTGGGTAAGATCAGTGACGCATCAAGAAAGGAGATAGCGATACTTGCATCAGTGACCATAGTCATTTTTGTCCTGGGTGTTTATCCAAACCTGATCTTTGGTATTATAAGCGCCTACGTCGGAGGAATTATATGA
- a CDS encoding NADH-quinone oxidoreductase subunit L, whose translation MYIYAWLIFILPLISFPLALFIGKYRKNAAGIIASSMIGLSLLFSVLTYFYVGANGTIYNSYHWFANINFGIYVDNLTLIMLLMVSFVSLMIQLFSIYYMKDDPNRHVYFAETSLFTAGMLGLVESSDLVFFFLFWELVGLCSYLLIGFWFFKPNAASAAKKAFIVTRVGDLLFLIGLALLYTSLSSSTLLSPGESPLSIPLLINLATNPSTQSAFISAIGPTNLGIITLLFLGGVAGKSSQFPLHVWIPDAMEGPATVSALIHAATMVTAGIYLVARVFPLYQVAPSYSLVVVAVLGAFTALFSGILGVVMNDIKRILAYSTISQLGYMLAAIGLSGLIGSIGVSLGIYQLVVHAMFKALLFMSAGAIMISLMDLRSVKQMGGLWRRMPFTISLMFIGAITLAAIPPTAAFFSKDAIIAAAWEYFALSNGNLLYMLPWIFLAVAAFLTAVYTFRMFFLVALGKPRSHLAEHARDAPLIALIPLFFLAAFSLILGIFQGGFYNFIYPVYKTLAPSATIVYSAPGIIQYIPLILALFGILITYILYGTERWKHIDVSRNVLYRAVKQKFYLDYLFTRVIAERTIVPVSGSIAGAEFTYNNGVEKFGKESLSFGSFLRKMQNGLVENYFLVIILGMTLAFLVLIIGGVF comes from the coding sequence ATGTACATATACGCCTGGTTAATTTTCATATTGCCTCTGATTTCTTTCCCACTAGCACTGTTCATAGGAAAATACAGAAAAAATGCCGCGGGAATTATAGCCTCTTCAATGATCGGGCTCTCTCTGCTGTTCTCCGTCCTGACTTATTTTTACGTGGGTGCTAATGGTACGATTTACAACAGCTATCACTGGTTCGCCAATATAAATTTCGGAATATACGTTGACAACCTTACGCTTATCATGCTTCTCATGGTATCGTTTGTATCTCTGATGATACAGTTATTCTCAATTTATTACATGAAAGACGACCCGAACAGGCATGTTTACTTCGCGGAAACCTCGCTATTCACCGCTGGAATGCTTGGTCTGGTCGAGTCGTCTGATCTTGTTTTCTTCTTCCTTTTCTGGGAGCTTGTTGGTCTCTGTTCATACCTGCTGATAGGTTTCTGGTTCTTCAAACCAAACGCAGCTTCAGCCGCTAAGAAAGCTTTCATTGTAACAAGAGTGGGTGACTTGCTTTTCCTCATAGGCCTAGCGTTACTCTACACGTCTCTTTCAAGCTCCACACTCCTTTCTCCCGGCGAAAGTCCGCTTAGCATACCGCTGCTCATCAATTTAGCAACCAATCCTTCAACTCAATCAGCTTTTATAAGTGCAATCGGCCCTACCAATCTTGGGATCATAACATTGCTGTTCCTTGGAGGAGTAGCCGGGAAATCATCCCAATTTCCTCTGCATGTTTGGATACCTGATGCGATGGAGGGTCCTGCAACTGTTTCTGCTTTGATTCATGCTGCGACCATGGTTACTGCGGGAATTTATCTGGTAGCGAGGGTTTTTCCACTGTATCAGGTAGCACCTTCATATTCCCTTGTTGTGGTTGCTGTCCTTGGAGCTTTCACTGCACTGTTCTCGGGAATCCTTGGCGTTGTGATGAATGACATCAAGAGGATACTCGCATATTCCACTATCAGTCAGCTAGGCTATATGCTTGCCGCAATCGGGCTGTCTGGACTGATCGGATCAATAGGCGTCTCACTTGGCATATACCAGCTGGTGGTTCATGCCATGTTCAAGGCATTGCTCTTCATGTCCGCAGGTGCAATTATGATTTCACTAATGGACCTCAGAAGCGTAAAACAGATGGGAGGACTCTGGCGCAGAATGCCATTTACCATTTCCCTGATGTTCATAGGGGCTATCACGCTTGCTGCTATACCTCCAACAGCTGCCTTCTTTTCCAAAGATGCAATAATAGCCGCTGCGTGGGAATATTTCGCATTGTCAAATGGAAACCTGCTTTATATGCTTCCGTGGATTTTCCTGGCTGTTGCGGCTTTCCTCACAGCGGTTTACACTTTCAGGATGTTTTTCCTTGTCGCACTGGGAAAACCAAGATCTCATCTTGCGGAGCATGCTCGTGATGCACCATTGATCGCACTTATACCACTCTTTTTCTTGGCTGCGTTTTCCCTAATTCTTGGAATATTCCAGGGCGGATTCTATAACTTCATTTATCCTGTTTACAAGACTCTCGCCCCAAGTGCTACAATAGTATACAGTGCTCCCGGGATAATACAGTACATCCCCCTGATATTGGCCCTTTTCGGAATTCTGATAACATACATCTTGTACGGTACAGAAAGGTGGAAACACATTGATGTCTCCAGGAACGTTTTATACCGTGCAGTAAAGCAGAAGTTTTACCTTGATTACCTGTTCACAAGGGTTATCGCTGAGAGGACTATAGTACCTGTTTCCGGTTCAATAGCCGGGGCAGAATTCACATATAACAATGGTGTAGAGAAATTTGGAAAGGAGTCACTCAGTTTCGGTTCGTTTCTAAGGAAAATGCAGAACGGACTTGTTGAGAATTATTTCCTCGTCATAATACTTGGAATGACCCTTGCATTTTTGGTATTGATAATTGGGGGTGTTTTCTGA
- the nuoK gene encoding NADH-quinone oxidoreductase subunit NuoK, with product MDLFIVSSISMILFVAGLYGIMTSNIGIKMLISIEILINAAMLNLVGVAMDFSNVTPLILALFVIAIAAAESVIGISLLTAIYRRYGRVSLSLLREIRW from the coding sequence ATGGATCTGTTTATTGTAAGCTCAATTTCCATGATACTGTTTGTCGCGGGACTTTACGGGATCATGACGTCCAACATAGGGATCAAGATGCTCATTTCCATTGAGATACTTATCAACGCGGCTATGTTGAACCTGGTTGGCGTTGCGATGGATTTCAGCAACGTTACTCCGCTTATTTTGGCACTTTTTGTAATTGCAATAGCCGCTGCTGAATCTGTCATCGGGATAAGCCTGCTGACTGCAATTTACAGAAGATACGGCAGAGTCTCTCTATCTCTCCTGAGGGAGATTAGGTGGTAA
- a CDS encoding NADH-quinone oxidoreductase subunit J — protein MIDTIIMIILGIIMIVLAALAVNSNRLFHSAVWLMLFLFTLSATFIFLGASIVGAMELLVYVGATVTLLIFTLMLTGGKEIE, from the coding sequence ATGATCGACACAATAATAATGATCATCCTCGGCATAATAATGATAGTCCTCGCAGCACTGGCGGTTAATTCAAACAGGCTTTTTCATTCTGCAGTATGGCTCATGCTGTTCCTCTTCACGCTTTCCGCGACATTTATTTTTCTCGGAGCGAGCATAGTAGGAGCTATGGAACTTCTCGTTTATGTTGGTGCTACAGTTACGCTCCTAATATTCACCCTCATGCTAACTGGAGGTAAAGAAATTGAATAA
- the nuoI gene encoding NADH-quinone oxidoreductase subunit NuoI yields the protein MIEVKEPKRRIPLIGTIRGLGTVGKYVFKKPVTVQYPEERQVLPDRFRFRIFLNLDECVGCTLCEQVCPNQSISMQKVERENPRNKRKIYPDVNFGTCTVCRNCQEICPTEAIYLTKEFETSRTRNSFTYSPEELAMKENEVIK from the coding sequence ATGATAGAAGTCAAGGAACCAAAGAGAAGGATTCCACTTATTGGAACCATTAGGGGTCTTGGAACTGTTGGGAAATATGTCTTCAAAAAGCCCGTAACAGTTCAATATCCAGAAGAGAGACAGGTTTTGCCTGACAGGTTTAGATTTAGGATATTCCTCAATCTGGATGAATGTGTAGGGTGCACACTGTGCGAACAGGTATGCCCGAATCAAAGCATAAGTATGCAAAAAGTTGAGAGGGAAAATCCGAGAAACAAGAGGAAGATCTACCCAGATGTTAATTTCGGCACCTGTACTGTATGCAGAAACTGCCAAGAGATATGCCCGACAGAGGCAATATATCTTACAAAGGAGTTTGAGACATCCAGGACGAGAAACAGCTTCACGTATTCCCCAGAAGAGCTTGCAATGAAGGAAAACGAGGTTATCAAATGA
- the nuoH gene encoding NADH-quinone oxidoreductase subunit NuoH → MNILIRLQEFFSPLGHYLSYILAYFFETLFLIIFAALSIIVAIYVFRKYMARVQQRIGPNRVGKFGVFQLIADVFKLIGKENILPKSRDDLPYKLAPIVVFMGLMLAFAILPYGSFYYLGSFTITHSEVTIILLFAIISIMPIGELLAGISSYNKYAILGSLRAVAKDVSFEVPMMLSVIAIVMMASARTPSSLSLESILSSEFLPYGILEPIGLFVFFVSMIARASYSPFDMGESDSELITGSTTEYSGMRFGLFYVGMFGSIFLGSLIVATLYLGGPSGPLESSVGFIWLLIKAWILVIISFTIWLSMPRIRIDKFVNFGWKYLLPIAVINLILTGIITLGWGL, encoded by the coding sequence ATGAACATATTAATCAGGCTGCAGGAATTTTTCTCGCCGCTTGGGCACTACCTTTCCTACATTCTAGCCTACTTCTTTGAAACACTCTTCCTTATAATTTTTGCAGCGCTTAGCATCATCGTTGCAATATATGTATTCAGGAAGTACATGGCGAGGGTGCAACAGAGAATCGGTCCAAATAGGGTCGGGAAATTTGGGGTTTTTCAGCTCATTGCAGACGTCTTCAAGTTGATAGGAAAAGAGAACATCTTGCCAAAGAGCAGGGATGATCTGCCCTATAAGTTGGCTCCAATTGTGGTGTTTATGGGGCTGATGCTGGCTTTTGCAATACTTCCATATGGCAGTTTTTACTACCTTGGATCTTTCACAATTACCCATTCTGAAGTTACTATTATTCTTCTTTTCGCGATTATATCAATAATGCCAATTGGCGAACTTCTCGCTGGAATCAGCTCATACAACAAGTATGCTATTCTCGGATCGCTGAGAGCCGTTGCAAAGGACGTATCATTCGAGGTGCCCATGATGCTTTCAGTGATAGCGATCGTTATGATGGCATCTGCGAGGACACCAAGTTCCCTGAGTTTAGAGTCAATTCTGTCTAGCGAGTTTCTTCCTTACGGAATACTGGAACCGATCGGGCTCTTTGTGTTCTTTGTGTCCATGATTGCAAGGGCTTCATATTCTCCGTTTGATATGGGCGAAAGTGACAGTGAGTTAATTACCGGCTCTACTACCGAGTACTCCGGTATGAGGTTCGGTCTGTTCTACGTGGGAATGTTTGGAAGCATATTCCTAGGTTCCCTTATAGTTGCCACGCTATACCTTGGTGGACCAAGTGGACCACTGGAATCAAGCGTTGGCTTTATATGGCTTCTGATAAAGGCCTGGATCTTGGTGATCATATCATTCACCATATGGCTGTCAATGCCCAGGATAAGGATAGACAAGTTCGTCAATTTCGGTTGGAAGTACTTGCTTCCGATTGCAGTCATAAATTTGATCCTGACTGGGATCATTACGCTGGGGTGGGGACTATGA
- a CDS encoding NADH-quinone oxidoreductase subunit D produces the protein MEPEREWVELNFGPHHPSMHGVLRVKAKLDGEIIKDIEIIIGYLHRNAEKLCEMTYFADNLVYFDRMDYVGAMNMEVGYLEAAEKLLDIEPPERAKWIRVIMAELQRIAAHLVEIAAIGLDLGMLTPFFHCFREREKILDVFTEVSGARQEVNYMSIGGVYQDITERAITLTEQFFEEFPKRLKDLYNMFMKNDVFLSRTKGIGILDRDTAINYGVTGPVLRASGVEYDVRKAEPYLVYDQVNFDIPVSYKGDSLARVLVRFEEIKQSQKIVEQAIKKLPDGPYFNPKAKKSLMIRLRGEGEVYARTESSKGEFGVYIVGDGGVKPYRVRVRSPALKNLSILRPLSKDTMIADMITTSATLDLVFGEIDR, from the coding sequence ATGGAGCCGGAGAGGGAATGGGTAGAACTGAATTTTGGGCCTCATCACCCATCAATGCATGGCGTACTAAGAGTCAAGGCAAAGCTTGACGGCGAAATAATAAAGGATATAGAGATCATAATAGGGTATCTTCACCGTAACGCCGAGAAGCTGTGTGAAATGACATATTTTGCGGACAACCTGGTATATTTTGACAGAATGGATTACGTCGGCGCAATGAATATGGAAGTAGGCTATCTAGAAGCAGCTGAAAAGTTACTTGATATAGAACCTCCAGAACGTGCGAAATGGATCAGGGTCATAATGGCTGAACTGCAGCGTATAGCAGCACATCTTGTTGAGATTGCCGCAATAGGTCTGGATCTTGGAATGCTAACCCCATTCTTCCATTGTTTTCGGGAAAGAGAGAAAATTCTCGATGTCTTCACAGAGGTATCTGGTGCGAGGCAGGAGGTTAATTACATGAGCATCGGTGGCGTCTATCAGGATATCACGGAGAGAGCAATTACCTTGACAGAGCAGTTCTTTGAGGAATTTCCGAAGCGCCTTAAAGATCTTTACAACATGTTCATGAAAAATGATGTATTTCTTTCCAGAACCAAAGGAATAGGGATTCTTGATAGAGATACCGCCATAAATTACGGAGTGACGGGGCCCGTATTAAGGGCGTCAGGCGTCGAATATGATGTTAGGAAAGCAGAACCATATCTTGTTTACGATCAGGTCAATTTTGACATTCCCGTATCGTATAAGGGAGATAGCCTCGCAAGGGTGCTGGTAAGATTCGAGGAGATAAAGCAGTCCCAGAAAATTGTGGAACAGGCTATCAAGAAACTCCCTGACGGACCTTACTTTAATCCGAAAGCAAAGAAATCTCTGATGATCAGGCTTAGGGGAGAAGGGGAAGTTTACGCCAGAACGGAATCTTCGAAAGGTGAGTTTGGTGTCTATATCGTTGGAGATGGCGGCGTCAAGCCCTATAGAGTCAGGGTCAGGAGCCCTGCCCTCAAAAACCTGTCCATACTGAGGCCTCTTTCAAAAGATACGATGATAGCGGATATGATCACCACGTCGGCTACACTTGATCTGGTTTTCGGGGAGATAGACAGATGA
- a CDS encoding NADH-quinone oxidoreductase subunit C, whose translation MNYTVEIIGESVGKDGRKIIQVSKENFLDLMKDLKSKGYEHLSLITGVDRKDYMEVVYHLHSLKENQYVVVKVETRDYKIPSVVDLWHSADWDEREEYDLMGIIFEGRKDLKRLFLPENWVGHPLRKNYDLKKAQYINVDKEGNDYATFDEGGGW comes from the coding sequence GTGAATTATACGGTAGAGATAATCGGAGAGTCTGTTGGAAAGGATGGAAGAAAAATAATTCAGGTGTCAAAAGAGAATTTTCTAGACCTTATGAAAGACCTCAAAAGCAAAGGGTATGAACACCTGTCCCTCATTACAGGCGTGGACCGAAAGGACTACATGGAGGTCGTTTATCATCTTCACTCTTTAAAGGAAAACCAATATGTGGTTGTTAAGGTCGAGACTAGAGACTATAAGATCCCCAGTGTCGTAGATCTCTGGCACAGTGCGGACTGGGATGAAAGAGAAGAATACGATCTCATGGGCATAATTTTCGAAGGTCGCAAAGATCTCAAGAGGCTATTTCTTCCGGAAAATTGGGTAGGTCACCCTCTCAGGAAGAATTATGACCTCAAGAAAGCACAGTACATAAACGTAGACAAAGAAGGGAACGACTATGCAACTTTTGATGAAGGGGGTGGCTGGTGA